In Chaetodon trifascialis isolate fChaTrf1 chromosome 2, fChaTrf1.hap1, whole genome shotgun sequence, one DNA window encodes the following:
- the spred2a gene encoding sprouty-related, EVH1 domain-containing protein 2 has translation MSEDTRPDDDSYIVRVKAVVMTRDDSSGGWLAQDGCLSRVGVCRLLPTELLGRNTFLIHGERLKDKQVILECFLKKDLVYTKATPTFHHWKVDNRKCGLTFQSPADARAFDRGVRKALEDLTEGSTTSSSTLQNEAELGDDDVFTTATDSSSNSSQKREPAMHTLAPPNFCETRRHHCILGHFYEQHRPSDHYFLDQAVHMFPRHVSFQVEEEEIVRINPRERTWLTGYEDYRHAKLTQPDNLEAYVHFAKSEPPKHDYTYPYPLSCEVQRGCDGKPGCLELGRGHRAVVTVQPQALQPKGKRRKEDGERSRCVYCQDMFNHEDNGRGRCQEAPDPIQTCIRRVSFMWCADSLLYHCMSDPEGDYSDPCSCDTSDERFCLRWAALVGLSLLAPCMCCYAPLRACYRCGVACHCCGGKHKAVG, from the exons ATGAGCGAGGACACGCGCCCAGACGA TGACAGCTACATTGTGCGCGTCAAAGCGGTGGTGATGACCAGAGACGATTCGAGTGGCGGCTGGTTGGCGCAGGACGGATGCCTGAGCAGAGTGGGTGTGTGCAGGCTGCTGCCAACTGAACTGCTGGGACGCAACACCTTCCTCATCCACGGAGAACGCCTCAAAGACAAGCAG GTGATTCTGGAGTGTTTCTTAAAGAAGGATCTGGTCTACACGAAGGCCACGCCGACGTTCCACCACTGGAAGGTGGACAACAGGAAGTGTGGTCTGACCTTCCAGAGTCCGGCCGATGCCAGAGCCTTCGACCGTGGGGTGAGGAAGGCCCTGGAGGACCTGACAGAAg GGTCAACCACATCCTCATCAACGCTGCAGAATGAGGCGGAGCTCGGCGATGACGACGTCTTCACG ACGGCCACTGACAGCTCATCCAACTCATCCCAAAAAAGAGAGCCAGCCATGCACACGCTGGCCCCGCCGAACTTCTGCGAGACCCGTCGGCACCACTGCATCCTGGGACATTTCTACGAGCAGCATCGGCCCTCTGATCACTACTTCCTGGACCAA GCCGTGCACATGTTCCCTCGTCATGTCAGCTTCcaggtggaagaggaagagattgTTCGCATCAACCCCCGCGAGCGAACCTGGCTGACCGGCTACGAGGATTACCGCCACGCCAAACTGACCCAGCCCGACAACCTTGAAGCCTATGTACACTTCGCCAAGAGCGAGCCGCCCAAACATGACTACACCTACCCATACCCGCTGAGCTGTGAGGTGCAGCGAGGCTGCGATGGCAAACCTGGTTGCCTGGAACTGGGCAGAGGCCACAGAGCGGTGGTGACAGTGCAGCCTCAAGCCTTGCAGCCCAAAGGCAAGAGGCGGAAGGAGGACGGGGAGCGTTCGCGATGCGTTTACTGTCAGGACATGTTCAATCATGAGGACAACGGGCGGGGCCGCTGCCAGGAAGCACCTGACCCCATTCAGACCTGCATCAGGCGAGTCAGCTTCATGTGGTGCGCGGACAGCCTGCTATATCACTGCATGTCGGACCCAGAGGGGGATTACTCAGACCCATGCTCCTGTGACACCAGCGACGAGCGCTTCTGCCTGCGCTGGGCGGCGCTAGTGGGTCTGTCACTACTGGCGCCCTGCATGTGCTGTTACGCCCCCCTCAGGGCATGTTACCGCTGCGGCGTAGCCTGCCACTGCTGCGGCGGGAAACACAAAGCTGTGGGCTGA